A region from the uncultured Sunxiuqinia sp. genome encodes:
- the yjjX gene encoding inosine/xanthosine triphosphatase translates to MKILVASKNPVKVNAVQEAFKMCFTNPVDVAGLSVKTDVPDQPMSDGETRTGAKNRVTNLMRADLKADFYVGIEGGVDMVDARMQAFAWIAISNGDKLALGRTGSFELPPEIAQLVIQGLELGDADDQVFKASNSKQQNGAVGLLTHDLITRQQLYQHAIMLALIPFLNTELYD, encoded by the coding sequence ATGAAAATTCTGGTTGCATCTAAAAATCCGGTCAAAGTTAATGCTGTTCAAGAAGCTTTCAAAATGTGCTTCACGAATCCTGTTGATGTTGCTGGTTTGTCCGTGAAAACAGATGTCCCGGATCAGCCGATGAGTGATGGAGAAACCAGAACAGGAGCAAAAAACAGGGTGACTAATTTGATGCGGGCTGATTTGAAAGCCGATTTTTATGTTGGTATTGAAGGAGGTGTTGATATGGTGGATGCTCGGATGCAGGCTTTTGCATGGATTGCGATTTCGAATGGGGATAAACTGGCACTTGGGCGAACAGGAAGTTTTGAGTTGCCTCCTGAAATAGCACAACTGGTAATTCAAGGTCTGGAGCTTGGAGACGCAGATGATCAGGTATTCAAAGCAAGTAATTCGAAACAACAAAATGGCGCCGTTGGGTTACTGACTCACGACTTGATTACGCGTCAGCAGTTGTACCAACATGCAATTATGTTGGCACTTATTCCATTTTTAAACACTGAATTATACGATTGA
- a CDS encoding NifB/NifX family molybdenum-iron cluster-binding protein produces MIAISATEKKLTAPMDLRFGRAPYFYISDGEESRFIVNPYCQEENNVAPRVVELLATERVDKIITGEIGPKAHSSLQKNNIQVIMLEEERIKINQILKKINS; encoded by the coding sequence ATGATTGCAATCAGCGCCACTGAAAAAAAATTAACTGCTCCGATGGACTTGAGATTCGGACGTGCTCCCTATTTTTATATCTCCGATGGTGAAGAATCTCGCTTTATCGTGAATCCCTACTGTCAGGAAGAAAATAACGTTGCTCCCCGGGTTGTGGAATTATTGGCAACAGAACGGGTTGATAAAATAATAACCGGGGAAATTGGACCGAAGGCACACTCCAGCCTGCAGAAAAACAACATTCAGGTTATCATGCTTGAAGAAGAGCGGATCAAAATAAACCAGATACTCAAGAAAATTAACTCCTGA
- a CDS encoding GNAT family N-acetyltransferase encodes MIIREANIKDAGQIAEFQLAMALETENIQLDKTTVDLGVKHVFDDQSKGTYYVADRDGKIIASLLTTYEWSDWRNGTVLWIQSVYVSPEFRGTGIYKKMYSHIQGLVKKEDHLKGIRLYVDQSNTPAQQVYQKLGMTAEHYQLFEWLKD; translated from the coding sequence ATGATTATCCGCGAAGCAAATATTAAAGACGCCGGACAGATTGCAGAATTCCAATTGGCTATGGCCTTGGAAACAGAAAACATACAATTAGACAAAACAACAGTTGATCTGGGTGTAAAGCACGTATTTGACGACCAATCGAAAGGAACTTATTATGTAGCTGATCGGGATGGAAAAATCATTGCATCATTGTTAACAACTTACGAATGGAGCGACTGGAGAAATGGCACCGTTCTTTGGATTCAATCGGTCTACGTTTCACCCGAATTCAGAGGAACCGGCATTTACAAAAAAATGTACAGCCACATTCAGGGCTTGGTAAAAAAAGAGGATCATCTAAAAGGCATTCGTTTGTATGTTGACCAAAGCAACACCCCGGCACAACAAGTCTATCAAAAACTAGGTATGACAGCCGAGCACTACCAGTTATTCGAATGGTTAAAAGACTAA
- a CDS encoding carboxymuconolactone decarboxylase family protein has product MSKLIEDFQSYRSEMNEKILANDNKVMKRIFSVDTLAYQEGALNVKTKEMLGLVSSMVLRCDDCIKYHLEKCFEQGTTTDEIVEVFSIANLVGGTIVIPHTRRAVEYWEALQEQVKSK; this is encoded by the coding sequence ATGAGCAAATTAATTGAAGATTTCCAGAGTTATCGTTCTGAAATGAACGAAAAGATCCTTGCGAATGACAATAAAGTGATGAAACGGATTTTCAGTGTTGATACCTTAGCCTACCAGGAGGGAGCGCTGAATGTAAAAACAAAAGAAATGCTGGGACTGGTTTCTTCGATGGTGCTGCGATGCGATGACTGTATAAAATACCATCTGGAAAAATGTTTTGAACAAGGAACAACGACTGACGAAATAGTTGAAGTTTTCAGTATCGCAAACCTTGTGGGAGGTACGATTGTTATTCCACATACCAGACGAGCTGTAGAGTATTGGGAGGCACTTCAAGAACAAGTAAAAAGTAAATGA
- a CDS encoding DEAD/DEAH box helicase, which yields MTSFSELKINKSILKVLDEIGFEHPTPIQEKAIPIIKSGVDVVGVAQTGTGKTAAYLLPIFSKLVKAEGEDPRVLVLVPTRELAIQVGEDIEELTPYSNIRHAAVFGGIGWTKHAALIEPGIDILVATPGRLRDLYHANAVSLKKIKTLVIDEADRMLDMGFMPQIRQLLEIIPVKRQNLLFSATFNEKVEVMTHEFLDFPERVEVSPSATPAQLVKQSYYKVPNFKTKLNLIRYWLENEEVFSRVLIFVRTKEHAEKVFKVIKRKTEGEKRILHSNKGQNARMNAIQAFKDGELRILISTDVSARGLDVSMITHVINFDLPQRYEDYVHRIGRTARANNHGEAIALIDPAEEYHLVKIEEVIRMKVQEKAIPDEVVIEPTGKAEAQEQSREIDRQKKMNDPTFQGAFHEKKRKPPVERKGGPDLAKQRKKHKRRRR from the coding sequence ATGACAAGTTTCAGTGAATTAAAAATAAACAAGTCGATTCTGAAGGTGTTGGACGAGATTGGCTTTGAACATCCAACTCCTATTCAGGAAAAGGCAATTCCTATCATTAAGTCGGGAGTGGATGTCGTTGGAGTGGCGCAAACCGGAACGGGCAAAACCGCAGCTTACCTGCTGCCAATTTTTTCCAAACTGGTGAAAGCCGAAGGCGAAGATCCAAGAGTACTCGTTTTGGTGCCGACCCGGGAGCTAGCCATACAAGTTGGAGAGGATATTGAAGAGCTGACTCCTTATAGTAACATTCGACATGCCGCCGTTTTTGGTGGCATAGGCTGGACCAAACACGCAGCTTTGATTGAGCCGGGCATTGACATTTTGGTGGCAACCCCCGGGCGACTCCGTGATTTGTATCATGCCAATGCTGTTTCGCTGAAGAAAATAAAAACACTTGTAATTGACGAAGCCGACCGAATGTTGGATATGGGCTTTATGCCACAAATTCGTCAATTGTTGGAGATTATTCCGGTTAAGCGGCAAAACCTGCTATTCTCTGCAACATTTAATGAGAAGGTGGAAGTAATGACTCACGAGTTTCTTGATTTTCCGGAGCGTGTGGAAGTTTCTCCTTCGGCAACTCCTGCCCAGTTGGTTAAGCAATCCTACTATAAAGTTCCGAATTTCAAAACCAAGTTAAATCTGATTCGGTACTGGTTAGAAAATGAGGAGGTGTTTAGCCGGGTTTTGATTTTTGTGCGAACCAAGGAACATGCTGAAAAGGTTTTTAAAGTCATCAAAAGAAAGACGGAAGGGGAGAAGCGGATACTTCATTCAAACAAAGGCCAAAATGCCCGGATGAATGCGATTCAGGCCTTTAAAGATGGAGAATTACGAATCCTGATTTCTACCGACGTCTCGGCTCGAGGACTGGATGTTTCAATGATAACGCATGTCATCAACTTTGATTTGCCACAGCGTTACGAAGATTACGTACACCGAATTGGACGAACTGCACGAGCCAATAATCATGGTGAGGCGATTGCGCTGATTGATCCTGCCGAGGAATACCATTTAGTAAAAATTGAAGAGGTTATCCGAATGAAAGTTCAGGAAAAAGCTATTCCTGACGAAGTGGTGATCGAACCGACCGGGAAAGCTGAAGCGCAAGAGCAATCGCGGGAAATCGATCGGCAAAAGAAAATGAATGATCCTACTTTTCAAGGAGCTTTCCACGAAAAAAAGAGAAAGCCTCCTGTCGAACGAAAAGGTGGTCCAGATCTTGCAAAGCAACGTAAAAAGCACAAACGAAGGCGTCGATAA
- a CDS encoding bile acid:sodium symporter family protein — protein sequence MLFFNSFLLLRLGLTKLFPMNSSTDIIDHMQLNFSSSGLLFLNISLAVVMFGVALEIKPAEFNNILRKPKSAITGIISQFLLLPLLTFLLVIAIKPTHSIALGMILVASCPGGNISNFISSIAKANAALSVSLTAFSTLSAIFMTPLNFAIWGNLYVKFYNNHAAEYLIRPLQIDQLQMFQTVFILLGIPVILGILFASRFPKITHRIIRPLKTTSLILFIVIVIGLLSANFKHFVQFIHIVFFIVFLHNALALSTGFIFSAVMNRPLIDRRTIAIETGIQNSGLALTLIVNPKIFPPELELGGMAVVAAWWGIWHIISGLAIAGAWSPKTKLA from the coding sequence ATGCTTTTTTTCAATAGTTTTTTACTTTTAAGGCTTGGTTTAACTAAGCTTTTCCCGATGAATTCATCAACAGACATAATTGACCATATGCAACTGAACTTTTCCTCTTCGGGCTTATTGTTCCTAAACATTTCATTGGCCGTTGTTATGTTCGGGGTAGCATTGGAAATAAAGCCAGCTGAATTCAACAATATCTTGCGAAAACCTAAGTCAGCAATTACGGGAATTATTTCCCAATTTCTTTTATTACCCCTCCTTACATTCTTGTTAGTTATTGCAATAAAACCAACTCATTCTATCGCACTGGGTATGATCCTTGTGGCGTCTTGTCCGGGAGGAAACATTTCCAACTTTATAAGTTCAATAGCAAAAGCCAATGCAGCATTATCAGTTAGTTTAACGGCATTTAGTACGCTTAGCGCCATATTTATGACTCCGCTAAACTTCGCAATATGGGGAAATCTATACGTTAAATTCTACAACAACCATGCTGCAGAATATTTGATCCGCCCGTTACAGATTGATCAACTTCAAATGTTTCAGACAGTCTTTATACTTCTTGGCATTCCAGTGATCCTTGGGATTTTATTTGCTTCGAGATTTCCAAAAATCACCCACAGAATTATAAGACCACTAAAAACAACCTCTTTAATTCTGTTTATTGTCATTGTTATTGGGTTGCTCTCAGCCAACTTTAAACATTTTGTACAGTTCATCCATATCGTATTCTTCATTGTTTTCCTTCACAATGCGCTTGCACTATCTACTGGGTTTATATTTAGCGCAGTTATGAACCGTCCGCTAATTGATCGACGAACCATCGCTATAGAAACCGGCATTCAAAACTCCGGGCTGGCGTTGACCCTAATCGTCAATCCCAAAATCTTTCCTCCGGAGCTAGAACTGGGAGGAATGGCTGTGGTTGCGGCCTGGTGGGGAATCTGGCATATTATCAGCGGTCTGGCTATAGCTGGAGCATGGTCGCCAAAAACAAAACTAGCCTAA
- a CDS encoding alkaline phosphatase — translation MKKIVTFILSIIMTCSVYAQENYKTLTKEDSVKVFKGTSNYEVIKYEDSFNNKKPKNIILMIGDGMGTAQVFAGLTANGGHLFLENFKHVGFSKTQSASNYITDSAAGGTALSSGYKTYNGAIGVDGDTVSHPTVLELAEKDGLATGLVSSSAITHATPASFIAHQSSRNMYEEIAADFLKTDIDVFVGGGYKHFTERKDGRNLVEELEAKDYTVLRSIDQIENFTEGKLVGLTAPEHNGRAPERKGLLPKATEKVIDLLSQNHKGFFLMVEGSQIDWGGHQNNTIYITEEMLDFDQSIGKALEFAASNKETLIIVTADHETGGFAINGGDIENKIVKGGFATGHHSAVMVPVFAFGPGAENFTGILENTEIANRMMKLLDLK, via the coding sequence ATGAAGAAAATAGTAACTTTTATCTTGAGTATTATCATGACCTGCTCGGTATATGCTCAGGAAAATTACAAAACTCTCACAAAAGAAGACTCAGTAAAAGTTTTTAAAGGCACCTCCAATTATGAGGTAATAAAATATGAGGATTCATTCAACAATAAGAAGCCGAAAAATATCATATTAATGATTGGCGACGGAATGGGGACTGCTCAGGTTTTTGCGGGATTAACCGCCAACGGAGGTCATCTGTTTCTTGAAAATTTCAAACATGTTGGCTTTTCGAAAACACAATCGGCCAGCAACTACATTACCGACTCAGCAGCTGGAGGAACAGCTCTTTCAAGTGGTTATAAAACTTATAACGGTGCTATTGGTGTTGACGGCGATACCGTTTCACATCCTACAGTTCTAGAGTTGGCCGAAAAGGATGGCTTAGCAACCGGACTTGTTTCCTCGTCTGCTATTACCCATGCGACACCCGCTTCATTTATTGCACATCAGTCATCGCGTAATATGTATGAAGAAATTGCCGCCGACTTTCTGAAAACCGATATCGATGTTTTTGTTGGAGGTGGATATAAACATTTCACGGAGCGTAAAGACGGTCGAAATCTGGTTGAAGAACTGGAAGCCAAAGATTACACGGTATTGAGAAGCATTGATCAGATTGAAAATTTCACCGAAGGTAAATTAGTTGGGCTAACAGCACCCGAGCACAATGGCCGAGCTCCTGAACGGAAGGGATTGCTGCCCAAAGCGACTGAAAAAGTGATTGACCTACTCAGTCAAAACCACAAAGGATTCTTTCTGATGGTTGAAGGGTCTCAGATTGACTGGGGAGGCCATCAAAACAATACCATATACATTACCGAAGAGATGCTTGATTTTGATCAGAGTATTGGTAAAGCTCTTGAGTTTGCCGCCAGCAATAAAGAAACGTTGATCATAGTAACGGCGGATCATGAAACCGGCGGATTTGCTATAAATGGAGGCGACATAGAAAACAAAATTGTTAAAGGCGGATTTGCAACCGGACACCACAGTGCAGTTATGGTTCCTGTTTTTGCTTTTGGCCCGGGAGCTGAAAATTTCACGGGAATCCTTGAAAACACTGAAATTGCCAATCGAATGATGAAATTACTTGATTTAAAATAG
- a CDS encoding SPOR domain-containing protein, which produces MKLIIPWIAFILFCLSVSAQPSSYNPNQLETENVSQPISEQLPVSQDARIDSLLKRHIAMNKRMNGTDGYRLEVFFASGLKAREEAMNVKTEFLTNYPNVQAYMIFQSPDFKVRVGDFRTKNEALALKDRIKKTYPNAFIVKDIIQFPKLITDKESK; this is translated from the coding sequence ATGAAGTTGATCATACCGTGGATCGCATTTATCCTTTTTTGCTTGAGTGTCAGTGCTCAACCGTCTTCATACAACCCCAATCAGCTTGAAACAGAAAATGTGTCGCAACCAATAAGTGAGCAACTGCCTGTGTCGCAAGATGCACGGATTGATAGCTTGTTAAAGAGGCATATTGCGATGAATAAACGGATGAACGGTACTGATGGATATCGACTTGAGGTTTTTTTCGCCTCTGGCTTGAAGGCAAGGGAAGAAGCGATGAATGTAAAGACCGAGTTTCTGACAAACTACCCGAATGTTCAGGCTTATATGATTTTTCAAAGTCCTGATTTCAAGGTTAGGGTTGGAGACTTTCGGACAAAGAATGAAGCATTGGCCTTGAAAGATCGAATCAAAAAAACGTATCCGAATGCGTTTATTGTGAAAGATATAATTCAGTTTCCAAAATTAATTACCGACAAAGAGAGTAAATGA
- a CDS encoding histidine kinase N-terminal 7TM domain-containing protein — protein sequence MHHEIGTYLITSLTIILLMSGITGIVISIYLYKYRKTPGILYLLLLQIAIAAWAFFYALEYSATVVESKIFWSKLSYLGIVFAPVFFYLFSLHFAYKQHRINATLLASLFGLSTIFLISVTTNDYHFLHWKSYHIDPILNTTIYTYGVSFWLVFAFNYILLTLSIANIIPLIFKYPENYQQQIIFIVIACVFPVVGNVMYVFNVGPIQGFDWTPIFFAFSGVILTYINLRFGIFDLIPIARNKLLSILPDGVIIVDKHRRIADVNPAFLELTHRSKNDTIGKSLADVFPKQKSLIDQLAPKEQIESMELEAELSGQLTYFDIRVTSLFDQANQMNGKLIVLRNITEKTINQQSIQKKNQQLKKEIEEKEKLIADLDAFDHTVAHDLKNVIGAILTSNDLLKLEIEQKNYQNLEEIIELIQLSANKSFHVIKELLTMASVRQQDIKREQVDMADILKECEIRLDDMIKTSKATIIKPREWPTALGYSPWIEEVWVNYISNAIKYGGKPPVLELGAKQFYREKKIRYWIKDNGNGLPQQDQTKLFKKYERFNQTPIEGTGLGLSIVKRIVEKLGGEVGVISAGIKGEGCIFYFTLPQE from the coding sequence ATGCATCACGAAATTGGAACATACCTGATTACTTCCTTAACGATCATACTTCTCATGTCAGGAATCACAGGTATAGTCATTAGTATTTATTTGTATAAATACCGAAAAACACCGGGAATTTTGTATCTGTTGCTTTTACAAATTGCGATAGCAGCCTGGGCTTTTTTCTATGCTCTCGAATATTCTGCCACGGTAGTCGAATCAAAAATATTTTGGTCAAAACTTTCGTATCTGGGTATTGTTTTTGCTCCGGTATTTTTCTATTTATTCAGCCTTCATTTTGCCTATAAGCAGCACCGAATAAATGCGACTCTATTGGCCTCGTTATTTGGATTATCTACAATTTTCTTAATTTCTGTTACCACCAATGATTACCATTTCCTACATTGGAAATCTTATCATATCGATCCGATATTAAACACCACCATATACACGTATGGGGTATCGTTCTGGCTTGTTTTTGCTTTCAACTACATCTTGCTTACCTTAAGTATAGCCAACATCATTCCGTTAATCTTTAAGTACCCGGAAAACTACCAGCAGCAAATCATTTTCATCGTTATCGCCTGTGTGTTTCCCGTGGTTGGCAATGTGATGTACGTTTTCAATGTGGGACCGATACAGGGGTTCGACTGGACTCCAATCTTTTTTGCTTTTTCCGGAGTTATTCTAACATACATCAATCTGCGATTTGGCATATTCGACCTGATTCCAATTGCCCGAAATAAACTGTTAAGCATCTTGCCCGATGGAGTCATCATTGTTGATAAACACCGTCGGATTGCAGATGTGAATCCAGCCTTTCTGGAGCTCACACACCGCAGCAAAAATGATACAATTGGGAAATCGCTGGCAGATGTGTTCCCTAAACAGAAATCATTGATTGACCAACTCGCCCCAAAGGAACAAATTGAATCGATGGAGCTGGAAGCAGAACTAAGTGGCCAACTTACCTACTTTGACATTCGGGTTACTTCGCTGTTTGATCAAGCGAATCAGATGAATGGAAAACTAATTGTCTTGCGGAACATTACCGAAAAAACAATCAATCAGCAATCCATTCAAAAAAAGAATCAGCAATTAAAAAAAGAGATTGAAGAAAAGGAAAAACTGATCGCTGATTTGGATGCTTTTGATCACACGGTGGCTCACGATTTAAAAAACGTGATTGGTGCCATTCTGACGTCCAACGATTTACTGAAACTCGAAATTGAACAAAAAAACTATCAAAATCTGGAAGAAATAATTGAACTGATCCAGCTTTCGGCAAACAAATCTTTTCATGTCATTAAAGAGCTGTTGACAATGGCCAGTGTTCGCCAACAGGATATAAAAAGAGAGCAGGTGGACATGGCTGATATACTAAAAGAATGTGAGATTCGCTTGGACGACATGATTAAAACGTCAAAAGCCACAATCATCAAACCCAGAGAATGGCCCACAGCTCTTGGCTACTCCCCTTGGATTGAGGAGGTGTGGGTTAATTATATCAGCAACGCCATTAAGTATGGTGGAAAACCTCCGGTTCTCGAACTAGGGGCAAAACAATTCTATCGTGAGAAGAAAATTCGCTATTGGATAAAGGACAATGGCAATGGATTGCCACAACAAGACCAGACAAAGCTGTTCAAAAAATACGAACGATTCAACCAAACACCTATCGAAGGAACCGGACTCGGCCTGTCAATTGTCAAGCGAATTGTGGAGAAACTTGGTGGAGAAGTTGGTGTAATTAGTGCCGGAATTAAAGGTGAAGGCTGTATCTTTTATTTCACGTTACCTCAAGAATAA
- a CDS encoding ATP-binding protein: MSFYLSKLILEGEHQQQDFKYCISDSKKIAKSLVAFANTDGGRLLIGVKDNGNITGVRSEEEYYMVESAAKIYSKPEIDFTTQQHFIDGKTVLEAIIKSSKNKPHFAKNDDGRWIAYYRKDDENKLANRIMIEVWKKEKRKDGIFLNYSNSEQFLLDYLDKNETISQSAFTRKAQISYREAERIISDFIVLGILEIRTPEKKIIYAISENFDRDEWNIEKIR; the protein is encoded by the coding sequence GTGAGTTTTTATTTGTCAAAATTGATCCTTGAAGGAGAACACCAACAACAAGATTTTAAATATTGCATCAGCGATTCTAAAAAGATTGCCAAATCGCTGGTTGCCTTTGCCAACACCGATGGTGGGCGACTTTTGATTGGTGTAAAAGACAATGGTAATATTACGGGAGTTCGGTCGGAAGAAGAATACTACATGGTTGAATCGGCAGCTAAAATATACAGCAAACCCGAAATTGATTTCACAACCCAACAACATTTTATTGACGGAAAAACGGTGCTGGAAGCCATAATCAAATCAAGTAAAAACAAGCCGCATTTTGCAAAAAACGATGATGGAAGATGGATAGCCTACTACCGGAAGGATGACGAAAATAAATTGGCCAACAGAATTATGATTGAGGTTTGGAAGAAAGAAAAACGAAAGGACGGCATATTCCTCAACTACTCAAATTCGGAACAATTTCTGCTTGATTATTTAGACAAAAACGAAACCATCAGCCAATCGGCATTTACCCGGAAGGCGCAAATTAGTTATCGCGAAGCCGAGCGAATCATTTCCGACTTCATTGTTTTGGGAATCCTTGAAATAAGAACTCCAGAGAAAAAGATCATCTATGCGATTTCTGAAAATTTCGATCGCGATGAGTGGAATATCGAAAAAATCCGGTAG
- a CDS encoding VIT1/CCC1 family protein: MERKPISPEIRKQLIIAQRNEITEYNIYKRLASRIQNDHNRKVLNDIADDELQHYKIWQKYTAREVNPSRWDIFKFYWIARIFGITFGIKLMEKGEENAQINYNQIAKEVPEAAGISKDENDHEKELIKLIKEDKLEYIGSIVLGLNDALVEILGTLAGLTFALQNTKIVALAGIIAGIAGALSMSSSEYLSNKSEGNEDGAIKSAIFTGLAYLVAVVFLVAPFLIFASPFMALLVAVADSIFVVFVYSYYISIANDQPFRKRFFEMVILSTVVGLISFGLGYLVRVAFGIEV, translated from the coding sequence ATGGAAAGAAAACCAATTTCACCTGAAATTCGTAAGCAACTGATCATTGCTCAGCGAAATGAAATTACAGAATATAATATCTACAAACGGCTGGCAAGTCGGATTCAAAACGACCATAATCGCAAAGTTTTAAACGACATTGCGGATGATGAACTGCAGCATTACAAAATCTGGCAAAAATACACTGCCCGTGAGGTAAATCCGAGCCGATGGGATATATTCAAATTTTACTGGATCGCCCGTATTTTTGGAATTACGTTTGGCATTAAACTAATGGAAAAAGGTGAAGAAAATGCCCAAATCAATTACAACCAAATTGCCAAGGAGGTTCCCGAAGCAGCCGGCATCAGCAAAGATGAAAACGACCACGAAAAAGAACTGATCAAGCTCATTAAAGAAGACAAGCTCGAGTACATCGGATCAATCGTACTAGGACTAAACGATGCTTTGGTTGAAATTCTGGGAACTTTAGCCGGACTGACTTTCGCCTTGCAAAACACCAAAATAGTTGCTTTGGCTGGAATCATAGCCGGTATTGCCGGTGCATTATCCATGTCGTCGTCGGAATACCTCTCGAATAAATCAGAAGGCAACGAAGACGGAGCAATTAAGTCTGCTATTTTCACCGGGCTCGCCTATCTGGTTGCCGTTGTCTTTTTAGTCGCACCATTCCTTATTTTCGCATCTCCTTTTATGGCACTATTAGTTGCTGTAGCCGATTCTATATTTGTTGTTTTCGTTTATAGCTACTACATCTCAATTGCCAACGACCAGCCTTTCAGAAAGCGGTTTTTTGAGATGGTGATCTTAAGTACCGTAGTTGGTTTGATTTCATTTGGGCTTGGTTATCTGGTTCGCGTTGCTTTTGGTATCGAGGTTTAA
- a CDS encoding 1-acyl-sn-glycerol-3-phosphate acyltransferase, whose translation MKKWSLGYEIVRQLVRLAFWLSHKKITVIGKKQIPSNQPIIFTPNHQNALMDPLAVICTSSTQPVWLARADLFKLKSVRPILHFFKILPVYRIRDGKSKLAENETIFNKAIELLEHKKQLALFPEAAHSGKRQMLPHRKAVPRIAFLAEEKNNFKLNLQIIPVGIYYSHYWKFNREVLVNYGNPITIGHYQEKYLKSPNQSLLDLKDEIEQKVEDLTINVRSKKHYENYELILKLRESSCVWIQERLSHKENFFKRRELLLKIEERERINPDVFKIFHDKLDQIRKVTDKQGINIEAIDHRQLKTEVLFFKTLLALVLSPLVVLGFILHGLPFLLPRYFIQRKVIDPTFYSTFQFVSGLVIYTSLVIIIGVLLFILTGQWFWPFVFLPAFLFTGKLSFMAFQYWEKHWQQLNFYQFSKKHPKIVENLIVEIEFIKSELDRIIRG comes from the coding sequence ATGAAGAAGTGGTCGCTGGGGTACGAAATAGTAAGACAGCTTGTGCGACTTGCATTTTGGTTAAGTCACAAAAAAATAACTGTCATTGGGAAAAAACAAATCCCAAGTAACCAACCAATCATTTTTACCCCCAATCACCAAAATGCGTTGATGGATCCACTGGCAGTAATATGCACCAGCTCTACACAGCCCGTTTGGCTTGCGCGAGCCGATCTGTTTAAATTAAAATCGGTTAGGCCGATTCTCCATTTCTTCAAAATACTGCCAGTGTACCGCATTCGAGATGGGAAAAGTAAATTAGCTGAAAATGAAACTATTTTCAATAAAGCAATCGAACTATTAGAGCACAAAAAGCAACTGGCGCTTTTCCCCGAAGCTGCTCACTCAGGGAAAAGGCAAATGTTACCACACAGGAAGGCTGTTCCGCGGATTGCATTTCTTGCCGAAGAAAAAAACAACTTCAAACTCAACTTGCAAATTATTCCTGTCGGAATTTATTACTCCCACTATTGGAAGTTTAACCGTGAGGTACTCGTTAATTACGGAAACCCGATTACCATTGGTCATTACCAAGAGAAATATCTGAAAAGCCCAAATCAAAGCCTATTGGATTTGAAAGACGAAATAGAACAAAAAGTTGAAGACCTGACTATTAACGTCCGCAGTAAAAAACATTACGAGAACTACGAACTCATTCTGAAATTACGAGAATCGTCGTGTGTCTGGATTCAAGAGAGACTCTCTCACAAAGAGAACTTCTTCAAACGAAGAGAGCTTCTCCTCAAAATAGAAGAACGCGAGCGCATAAATCCAGATGTTTTCAAGATCTTTCATGATAAACTCGACCAGATTCGAAAGGTGACTGACAAACAAGGAATTAACATAGAGGCTATTGATCATCGGCAGTTAAAGACTGAAGTTTTATTCTTTAAAACACTGCTGGCGTTAGTATTAAGTCCACTAGTTGTTCTGGGCTTTATTTTGCACGGACTACCTTTTCTACTACCGCGGTACTTCATTCAACGCAAAGTAATAGACCCGACGTTTTACAGCACTTTTCAATTTGTTTCCGGATTAGTTATTTACACGTCGCTTGTTATAATCATTGGTGTATTGCTTTTTATTTTAACGGGGCAATGGTTTTGGCCATTCGTTTTTCTGCCAGCCTTTCTATTTACCGGAAAGCTTAGTTTTATGGCCTTTCAGTATTGGGAAAAACATTGGCAACAATTGAATTTTTATCAGTTCAGTAAAAAGCATCCGAAAATAGTAGAAAACCTAATTGTGGAAATTGAGTTTATAAAATCTGAATTAGATCGAATTATCCGTGGCTGA